In Pengzhenrongella sicca, a single genomic region encodes these proteins:
- a CDS encoding ABC transporter ATP-binding protein encodes MTSTQTADRAALDSLESRARARPGDYGANALIACESLVRIYQAEGIEVQALQGLDLLIDPGELVAIVGASGSGKSTLLSVLSGLDVPTAGRVRVGEWDLMAMTARERVTYRRTMVGFVWQQTARNLVPYLTAAENIAFPQALAGVRGAARKRRSAELLEALGIGYCADRRPAQMSGGEQQRVAIAVALSNSPQVVFADEPTGELDSASSDQVLDALRAANRELGATVVIVTHDSGVSEHVERTVAIRDGRTSSEVRRRTHTDEHGAEQVIAQEYAMLDRAGRVQLPRDYREVLELSDRVRLALEESHIAVWPDRPSGAGAAGAGSGEST; translated from the coding sequence ATGACGAGCACCCAGACCGCGGATCGCGCGGCCCTCGACTCGCTGGAGAGCCGCGCCCGGGCGCGTCCGGGCGACTACGGCGCGAACGCCCTGATCGCCTGCGAGAGCCTCGTGCGCATCTACCAGGCGGAGGGCATCGAGGTGCAGGCGCTCCAGGGCCTCGACCTGCTCATCGACCCGGGCGAGCTGGTGGCGATCGTCGGCGCCTCGGGTTCCGGCAAGTCGACGCTGCTGTCCGTGCTGTCCGGGCTCGACGTCCCCACGGCCGGTCGGGTGCGGGTGGGCGAGTGGGACCTCATGGCGATGACCGCGCGTGAGCGCGTGACCTACCGCCGCACGATGGTCGGCTTCGTGTGGCAGCAGACGGCCCGCAACCTCGTGCCGTACCTGACGGCCGCGGAGAACATCGCGTTCCCGCAGGCCCTCGCGGGCGTGCGCGGCGCGGCCCGCAAGCGCCGGTCGGCCGAACTGCTCGAGGCACTCGGCATCGGCTACTGCGCCGACCGGCGGCCCGCGCAGATGTCCGGCGGCGAGCAGCAACGCGTCGCGATCGCCGTCGCCCTGTCCAACTCCCCGCAGGTCGTCTTCGCCGACGAGCCGACGGGCGAGCTCGACTCGGCGTCCTCCGACCAGGTGCTGGACGCGCTGCGCGCCGCGAACCGCGAGCTCGGCGCGACGGTCGTGATCGTCACGCACGACTCGGGGGTCAGCGAGCACGTCGAGCGCACGGTGGCGATCCGCGACGGGCGCACGAGCTCGGAGGTCCGGCGTCGGACGCACACGGACGAGCACGGGGCGGAGCAGGTCATCGCGCAGGAGTACGCGATGCTCGACCGCGCCGGCCGCGTCCAGCTGCCCCGGGACTACCGCGAGGTGTTGGAGCTGTCCGACCGGGTCCGGCTGGCGCTGGAGGAGAGCCATATCGCGGTGTGGCCGGATCGGCCGTCTGGCGCTGGTGCCGCTGGTGCAGGTTCGGGGGAGTCGACGTGA
- a CDS encoding ABC transporter ATP-binding protein yields MVVVERVAKTYGTGAAAVHAVQDVSFTIQPGELVALVGRSGSGKTTLLNMIGGLDRPDSGAVTVDGHAVSTLSEKGLVALRRDVVSFVFQTFGLVPVLSATENVGIPLRLRALPTPAREARVALLLELVGLTAHARQRPGEMSGGQQQRVAIARALANSPRLLIADEPTGQLDTETGVAIMALLRAVVQAEGMTALVSTHDPLMIKLADRVVRLADGRLIQE; encoded by the coding sequence ATGGTGGTCGTCGAGCGCGTCGCCAAGACCTACGGGACCGGGGCGGCGGCGGTGCACGCCGTGCAGGACGTCTCGTTCACGATCCAGCCGGGTGAGCTCGTCGCGCTCGTCGGCCGCTCGGGGTCGGGCAAGACCACGCTGCTCAACATGATCGGCGGACTCGACCGACCCGACTCCGGCGCGGTGACGGTTGATGGTCACGCGGTCTCGACGCTGTCCGAGAAGGGGCTCGTCGCGCTCCGCCGGGACGTCGTCTCGTTCGTGTTCCAGACCTTCGGCCTCGTGCCGGTGCTGTCCGCCACCGAGAACGTGGGCATCCCGCTGCGGCTGCGCGCGCTGCCCACGCCGGCCCGCGAGGCCCGCGTGGCGCTGCTGCTCGAGCTCGTCGGGCTCACCGCCCACGCCCGCCAGCGGCCCGGCGAGATGTCCGGCGGGCAGCAGCAGCGCGTCGCGATCGCCCGTGCCCTGGCCAACTCGCCCCGGTTGCTCATCGCGGACGAGCCGACGGGCCAGCTCGACACCGAGACCGGTGTGGCGATTATGGCGCTGCTGCGCGCGGTGGTGCAGGCCGAGGGCATGACGGCGCTCGTCTCGACTCACGACCCGCTGATGATCAAGCTGGCTGACCGGGTGGTGCGGCTGGCTGATGGGCGGTTGATCCAGGAGTGA
- a CDS encoding methyl-accepting chemotaxis protein encodes MSSTISERPAGSRGSLYARMSVRLKIYALVAVFSILAASLGTFAAMRMTAIADDTDAAATQGAVGTALGELKAAVVGLRLSVLAVATAAPADKQQTFTDLQSAYETMDTAKASYADIYKAANGVLPSNLEKFTTSLAQYRAIIDAKVIPAAMIDDHEAFAVEIVPARNIVVGMLEDVALIEREIAAEMTTLAQSSADQARTSIITTVALLLISIVVGIAFGTVIANGIRRAVLVVKKSVDAMATGDLTVRPDVSARDEIGQMATALIVAQDSLRAVISGVVETAGTVAAAAEELSAANTQVAAGSEETSVQAGVVAAAAEQVSRNVQTVAAGAEQMGASIREIAQNANEAAKVASKATGVAATTNDTVTKLGVSSQEIGNVVKTITSIAEQTNLLALNATIEAARAGEAGKGFAVVAGEVKDLARETARATEEITRRVEAIQADTAGAVVGIGEIASIIASINDYQLTIASAVEEQTATTNEMSRSVTEAATGSGEIASNISGVASGAATSSEVLVQMGSSVNELARMSADMRERVAAFIY; translated from the coding sequence ATGAGCTCGACCATCTCCGAACGCCCCGCCGGTTCGCGAGGAAGTCTTTACGCTCGAATGTCGGTCCGGCTGAAGATCTACGCGCTCGTGGCGGTCTTTTCGATTCTCGCAGCGAGTCTCGGAACCTTTGCGGCGATGAGGATGACGGCGATTGCGGATGATACCGATGCCGCAGCGACGCAGGGTGCTGTGGGTACCGCACTGGGAGAGCTCAAGGCGGCGGTAGTCGGGTTGCGCCTCAGCGTTCTGGCGGTCGCCACTGCGGCTCCCGCCGACAAGCAGCAGACCTTTACGGACCTGCAATCCGCCTACGAGACGATGGACACGGCCAAGGCGTCCTATGCGGATATCTACAAGGCGGCCAACGGGGTTCTGCCGTCGAACCTGGAGAAGTTCACCACCTCGCTAGCGCAATACCGCGCCATTATCGACGCGAAGGTAATCCCGGCGGCAATGATCGACGACCACGAGGCGTTCGCTGTCGAGATCGTCCCGGCAAGGAATATCGTCGTCGGCATGCTCGAGGATGTGGCTCTCATCGAGCGGGAGATCGCGGCGGAAATGACAACCCTCGCGCAGAGCTCAGCGGACCAGGCGCGCACGTCGATCATCACGACGGTAGCGCTGCTGCTCATCTCGATAGTCGTGGGGATCGCGTTCGGCACGGTGATCGCGAACGGAATTCGGCGCGCAGTGTTGGTTGTGAAGAAGTCGGTCGACGCGATGGCTACGGGTGACCTGACGGTGCGACCCGACGTCAGCGCACGCGATGAGATCGGGCAGATGGCAACGGCCCTGATCGTCGCGCAAGACTCTCTGCGCGCAGTGATCTCGGGCGTGGTCGAGACGGCGGGGACCGTCGCCGCCGCAGCTGAAGAGCTGTCGGCAGCGAACACCCAGGTCGCGGCCGGATCGGAAGAGACGAGCGTCCAGGCAGGAGTCGTTGCCGCGGCAGCGGAGCAGGTCAGCCGCAACGTGCAGACGGTGGCCGCTGGCGCGGAGCAGATGGGTGCCTCGATCCGCGAGATCGCCCAGAATGCAAACGAGGCCGCAAAGGTTGCGAGCAAGGCGACCGGGGTCGCGGCAACGACGAACGACACCGTCACGAAGCTCGGCGTCAGCAGCCAGGAAATCGGCAACGTGGTCAAGACGATCACTTCGATCGCGGAGCAGACGAACTTGCTGGCATTGAACGCGACGATAGAGGCCGCGCGGGCCGGGGAGGCAGGCAAGGGGTTTGCCGTCGTGGCGGGGGAGGTCAAGGATCTCGCGCGAGAGACCGCGCGAGCGACTGAGGAGATCACCCGACGGGTCGAAGCCATCCAGGCCGACACCGCTGGCGCAGTCGTCGGAATCGGAGAGATCGCCTCGATCATCGCCTCGATCAATGACTACCAACTCACCATCGCCTCCGCGGTCGAGGAGCAGACCGCGACGACGAACGAGATGTCCCGCTCCGTGACAGAGGCCGCCACAGGTTCCGGAGAGATCGCCTCAAACATCTCTGGCGTCGCCTCGGGCGCAGCGACCTCGAGCGAGGTCCTCGTGCAAATGGGTTCGTCTGTGAATGAGCTCGCCAGGATGTCCGCTGACATGCGCGAACGCGTCGCGGCCTTCATCTACTAG
- a CDS encoding putative bifunctional diguanylate cyclase/phosphodiesterase, whose protein sequence is MLDAGSRTVGVGAVDAHEERRRRQFATLLEHSPDAIVIVDSEGRISEWNPAAEALVGRTRVNAIGVLVAEIVPSEYRAGFDALWARLLDGVPSSAPADVWLDRRGVRVSVRVHIASVTAAGQFAGAVVILRIARTWDVALVSAGQEASSAAVVAGVADQLVGTEGAVDLSVLELDDLTGLPGRRRLQRRLAEPIPPGMERGVAVLDVDAFALVNESLGPDAGDLVLAELGRRLLESTAAHGLGRWQADSFMWVVDGEDPSPALEALSLQVAVALDRPFEVGGERLRLTVSMGLVTGALARERDLVAAAMDALRTAKEAGRDRAVWYDRTIEPSTTRGLRLANDLHRGIQNDELRLHYQPIMDLASNDIVGMEALVRWERPGVGLLNPVSFIDVAERTGQIVQLGTWVARHACEIAAGLAPRPAGPRTVSINVSARQLSDPGLVEMLTTALRETGCPPSALVVEVTETALMDDLATAATTLDTIKELGVGLDLDDFGTGYSSLLYLKHFPVDRIKIDQSFVAGLGSNWADTAIVASTIALAHSIGILAVAEGVETPHQLEQLRAMGCDFAQGFLLSRPIPPEALTDWLNEWVPESIRRAPLPKPEALQGSVERDDAADARDRVANLRDAVADERDLSGDERDDAADARDTQADARDELADARDAAGSQLEAGKQRGPERSAPLIGTGETAPRSPVELHARQLDLRRDATSSRTDAAQDRTNKAAEREQAERDRSAADLSRETDASGGGTDGR, encoded by the coding sequence ATGCTTGACGCTGGTAGCCGCACGGTCGGGGTCGGTGCGGTGGACGCTCACGAGGAGCGGCGGCGTCGGCAATTCGCGACGTTGCTGGAGCACTCGCCGGATGCCATTGTGATCGTGGACTCAGAGGGCCGGATCAGTGAGTGGAACCCGGCCGCCGAGGCACTGGTGGGTCGGACGCGGGTGAACGCCATCGGTGTGCTCGTCGCGGAAATTGTCCCTAGCGAGTACCGGGCGGGATTTGACGCGTTGTGGGCTCGTTTGCTCGACGGTGTTCCGTCCTCAGCGCCAGCCGACGTGTGGCTCGACCGGCGAGGGGTCCGGGTTTCCGTCAGGGTGCATATCGCGTCGGTGACCGCGGCCGGACAGTTTGCGGGGGCGGTGGTCATTCTCCGAATTGCTCGCACGTGGGACGTCGCATTGGTTTCTGCGGGCCAGGAGGCAAGCAGTGCCGCGGTCGTCGCGGGGGTCGCAGACCAGCTCGTCGGCACAGAAGGCGCCGTCGACCTCAGCGTCTTAGAGCTCGACGACTTGACGGGTCTACCCGGGCGGCGTCGGCTTCAGCGTCGCCTGGCGGAGCCGATACCGCCGGGCATGGAGCGAGGTGTCGCGGTCCTGGACGTGGACGCGTTCGCGCTGGTCAACGAATCACTTGGCCCGGATGCGGGTGACCTCGTGCTCGCTGAGCTCGGCCGAAGGCTCCTGGAGAGCACAGCCGCCCACGGGTTGGGTCGTTGGCAGGCCGACTCGTTCATGTGGGTGGTGGACGGGGAAGACCCGAGCCCGGCATTGGAGGCGCTCAGCTTGCAGGTTGCGGTCGCGCTCGACCGTCCGTTCGAGGTGGGCGGGGAGCGTTTGCGCCTGACCGTGAGCATGGGGCTGGTCACCGGCGCTCTCGCACGGGAGCGCGATCTCGTTGCTGCCGCGATGGATGCGCTACGAACTGCGAAGGAGGCAGGCCGAGACCGGGCGGTCTGGTACGACCGGACGATCGAGCCCAGCACGACGCGCGGGCTGCGGTTGGCGAACGATCTACATCGCGGCATCCAGAACGATGAGCTGCGGCTGCACTATCAGCCGATCATGGACCTCGCCTCGAACGACATCGTCGGCATGGAGGCCTTGGTGCGGTGGGAGCGCCCCGGTGTGGGGCTGCTGAACCCGGTCTCGTTCATCGATGTGGCTGAGCGCACGGGCCAGATCGTCCAGCTCGGGACCTGGGTTGCGCGCCACGCGTGCGAGATCGCTGCGGGATTGGCGCCGCGCCCCGCCGGGCCGCGCACCGTCAGCATCAACGTCTCGGCGAGGCAATTGAGCGATCCAGGCCTCGTGGAGATGCTCACCACCGCGTTGCGTGAAACTGGCTGCCCGCCGTCGGCGCTGGTGGTCGAGGTGACCGAGACCGCATTGATGGACGACCTGGCCACCGCAGCCACCACCTTGGACACCATCAAAGAGCTCGGCGTCGGCCTCGACCTCGACGACTTCGGCACCGGGTACTCGTCGCTGCTGTACCTCAAGCACTTCCCGGTGGATCGAATCAAGATCGACCAGTCGTTCGTCGCCGGACTCGGATCCAACTGGGCCGATACCGCGATCGTCGCCTCGACGATCGCACTCGCCCACAGCATCGGGATCCTCGCCGTGGCTGAGGGCGTCGAGACGCCGCATCAACTCGAGCAGCTGCGCGCGATGGGCTGTGACTTTGCGCAAGGATTTCTGCTCAGCCGCCCGATCCCGCCCGAAGCCCTCACCGACTGGTTGAACGAATGGGTACCCGAATCGATCAGGCGGGCCCCGCTGCCGAAACCAGAAGCTCTGCAGGGGTCGGTCGAGCGCGACGACGCCGCAGACGCACGCGACCGGGTGGCCAACCTGCGAGACGCGGTGGCTGACGAGCGCGATCTGAGTGGCGATGAGCGAGACGACGCCGCCGACGCCCGCGACACACAAGCGGATGCACGCGACGAGCTTGCCGACGCGCGGGATGCCGCCGGCTCTCAGCTCGAAGCCGGAAAACAGCGCGGGCCGGAGCGATCCGCACCGCTCATCGGCACGGGGGAAACTGCGCCGCGCTCCCCAGTAGAGCTCCACGCTCGCCAGCTGGACCTGCGTCGGGACGCTACATCGAGCAGGACGGACGCCGCCCAAGACCGAACCAACAAGGCTGCCGAGCGCGAACAAGCTGAGCGAGACCGAAGTGCGGCGGACCTTTCCCGCGAGACTGATGCGAGCGGAGGTGGAACTGATGGTCGCTGA
- a CDS encoding putative bifunctional diguanylate cyclase/phosphodiesterase, with protein MVADDSLALVLRDFARTMLTDFPIQKILDHLVERIVAILPVSAAGVTLIEPGQRPRYVAASDENALRFEQLQSSLGEGPCLTAAESGEPVLVPDLRGEHPYARFGPAAIAAGMAAVFTFPLRHDNGWLGALDLYRDEVGPISDSAQLAAQTLADVAAAYIINAQAREESAMLAGWLHDQSLHDLLTGLPNRALLRQRLQHASERARLSRSAAAVVFLDLDHFTRVNEAFGHDVGDQALVAVAQRLSALTHPGDTLARVSGDEFVFLVEDLADATEVDDLLDRIDAAFAQEYELSGVRLSLSASAGVAYSRPGADITDDLVIAAGSAMDQAKNGGRTAGTGIDFGAARQTHDLNRLERDLTAAFAAGDLHLRYQPRVRARGGEFTGVEALLYWTHPTLGHIPAPIAVAAAERGGTSDRLNTWVLERSCRDWLRWSAGRQPGSVDLSVNVSARQLMSPGFPNAVSQRLTQAGMSAPGLILEVTETILIEDGTRALRTLQELKALGIRIALDNFGSGLGAFNCLRRYPLDFVKIDRSLVSNMASDPSSASMVAAITDLSHTLNMTVVAAGVETTEQRKNVVNAGCDLAQGYLFAQPMSAAALSAALN; from the coding sequence ATGGTCGCTGATGACAGCCTCGCACTGGTCCTGCGGGACTTTGCGCGCACGATGCTGACGGACTTCCCGATCCAGAAGATTCTCGACCATCTGGTGGAGCGCATCGTCGCGATCCTCCCGGTGAGCGCCGCCGGGGTCACCCTGATCGAGCCGGGCCAGCGCCCGCGATACGTCGCGGCCTCCGACGAGAACGCGTTGCGGTTCGAGCAGCTGCAGTCCAGCCTCGGCGAGGGACCGTGCCTCACAGCCGCCGAGTCAGGTGAGCCCGTGCTCGTTCCGGACCTGCGTGGGGAGCACCCGTACGCGCGGTTCGGACCGGCCGCGATCGCGGCGGGGATGGCGGCGGTGTTCACCTTTCCGCTGCGGCACGACAACGGTTGGCTCGGCGCGCTCGACCTGTACCGAGACGAAGTCGGTCCCATCAGCGACAGCGCGCAGCTCGCAGCCCAGACTCTCGCCGACGTCGCCGCCGCCTACATCATCAACGCCCAGGCCCGCGAAGAGTCCGCGATGCTCGCCGGCTGGCTGCACGACCAGTCGTTACACGACCTGCTGACCGGCCTGCCGAACCGGGCGCTCCTGCGTCAGCGGCTCCAGCACGCCTCCGAACGCGCGCGCCTCTCCCGCAGCGCCGCGGCCGTCGTGTTCCTCGACCTCGACCACTTCACGCGCGTCAACGAAGCGTTCGGGCACGACGTCGGGGACCAGGCGCTCGTGGCCGTGGCCCAACGCCTGTCCGCCCTGACCCACCCGGGGGACACTCTCGCTCGAGTCTCCGGCGACGAGTTCGTATTCCTCGTCGAGGACCTCGCCGACGCCACTGAGGTCGACGACCTCTTGGACCGGATCGATGCAGCGTTCGCCCAGGAGTACGAGCTGTCCGGGGTCCGCCTCTCGCTGAGTGCCAGCGCCGGCGTGGCGTACTCCCGGCCCGGGGCCGATATCACGGACGATCTCGTGATCGCCGCCGGCTCGGCGATGGATCAAGCGAAGAACGGGGGCCGGACCGCCGGCACCGGAATCGATTTCGGTGCTGCGCGGCAGACCCATGACCTCAACCGGCTCGAGCGTGACCTGACCGCTGCATTTGCTGCAGGGGACCTGCACCTTCGATACCAGCCGAGGGTGCGCGCGCGAGGCGGTGAGTTCACGGGCGTCGAGGCGCTGCTCTACTGGACCCATCCAACTCTCGGGCACATCCCCGCGCCTATCGCGGTCGCCGCCGCCGAGCGCGGCGGCACGAGCGATCGTCTGAACACGTGGGTTCTCGAACGCAGCTGTCGCGACTGGCTCCGGTGGTCCGCCGGTCGCCAGCCGGGGTCTGTCGACCTCTCCGTCAACGTCTCGGCGCGCCAGCTCATGAGCCCGGGTTTCCCGAACGCCGTGAGCCAGAGGCTCACGCAGGCAGGCATGAGCGCCCCCGGGCTCATCCTGGAAGTCACCGAGACCATCCTCATCGAGGACGGCACCCGCGCCCTGCGGACGCTGCAGGAACTGAAGGCACTCGGCATCCGGATCGCGCTCGACAACTTCGGATCCGGTCTCGGTGCGTTCAACTGCCTGCGCCGCTACCCGCTCGACTTCGTTAAGATCGATCGTTCCCTCGTGAGCAACATGGCCTCCGACCCCAGCTCCGCCTCCATGGTCGCGGCAATCACGGATCTGTCCCACACCCTCAACATGACGGTCGTCGCAGCAGGCGTCGAAACGACCGAACAGCGAAAGAACGTCGTCAACGCTGGCTGCGACCTCGCCCAGGGCTATCTCTTCGCTCAACCCATGTCCGCCGCCGCACTCTCGGCCGCGCTCAACTAG
- a CDS encoding alpha/beta fold hydrolase, giving the protein MTALESFTTTVDCPDGTAIGLHSIGSGPDVVVVHGAMQTGLSHSDLAGLLSDGLRVHLMDRRGRGSSGGDPVHGSGDEVRDVRAVLDATGATRVFGVSSGAIIAARAALADARIRRLALFEPPLSIDGSVPLELTTRVDDAIARGDLPTAMALGMKVAEMGPAWMFRLPVPVLAAFSRARLRSPGMRSVASGLGADLAVVRDNADKIADFADLAAQTLLIDGTATRPYLRAAVAALAAAVPGARHVELAGQWHGVTSNTAEHGRPHLIAPVLAEFFA; this is encoded by the coding sequence ATGACGGCGCTCGAGTCCTTCACCACGACGGTCGACTGCCCCGACGGCACCGCGATCGGGCTCCACTCGATCGGCTCAGGCCCCGACGTCGTGGTCGTCCACGGGGCGATGCAGACCGGGCTGAGCCACTCGGACCTTGCCGGTCTGCTCAGCGACGGGCTGCGGGTGCATCTGATGGACCGCCGCGGCCGCGGGTCGAGCGGAGGTGATCCGGTGCACGGCAGCGGCGACGAGGTCCGCGACGTCCGCGCGGTGCTCGACGCGACCGGTGCCACGCGGGTCTTCGGCGTGAGCTCCGGAGCGATCATCGCCGCGCGCGCGGCGCTGGCCGACGCCCGCATCCGCCGGTTGGCGCTCTTCGAGCCACCGCTGTCGATCGACGGGTCGGTGCCCCTCGAGCTCACGACGCGCGTCGACGACGCCATCGCGCGGGGCGACCTGCCCACGGCCATGGCACTCGGCATGAAGGTCGCGGAGATGGGACCGGCATGGATGTTCCGCCTACCGGTGCCCGTCCTGGCTGCGTTCTCGCGAGCGCGGTTGCGGTCGCCGGGAATGAGGTCGGTGGCGTCCGGGCTCGGCGCGGACCTCGCTGTCGTGCGTGACAACGCCGACAAGATCGCGGACTTCGCCGACCTCGCCGCGCAGACGCTGCTCATCGACGGAACGGCCACGAGGCCCTACCTGCGTGCGGCTGTCGCGGCACTCGCAGCCGCCGTGCCCGGTGCGCGGCACGTCGAACTGGCCGGCCAGTGGCACGGCGTCACCTCGAATACGGCCGAGCACGGCCGCCCCCACCTGATCGCGCCGGTGCTCGCCGAGTTCTTCGCTTGA
- a CDS encoding MarR family winged helix-turn-helix transcriptional regulator, protein MGERDELVRELRLLSELDSTQTAVFQQAAAAQYGLGVTDMKALGIVLREGPRSAGELMSDLHLTSGAVTGVIGRLVTAGVARRESDPADGRKVIVTVDVAGLAARENVYLPIGDAFDELYAEYTVEQLRFLAAHLVRSTEITREQTAALHRGLGS, encoded by the coding sequence ATGGGTGAGCGTGACGAGCTGGTGCGCGAGCTGCGCCTGCTCAGCGAGCTGGACTCCACGCAGACCGCAGTGTTCCAGCAGGCCGCCGCGGCGCAGTACGGTCTCGGCGTCACCGACATGAAGGCGCTCGGCATCGTGTTGCGCGAGGGGCCCAGGTCGGCGGGCGAGCTGATGTCAGACCTGCACCTGACCTCCGGCGCAGTGACGGGTGTCATCGGCAGGCTCGTCACGGCCGGCGTCGCACGGCGCGAGAGTGATCCTGCCGACGGGCGGAAGGTGATCGTGACCGTCGACGTGGCCGGACTCGCGGCACGGGAGAACGTCTACCTGCCGATCGGCGACGCCTTTGACGAGCTCTATGCCGAGTACACGGTTGAGCAGCTGCGTTTCCTTGCCGCCCATCTGGTGCGCTCGACGGAGATCACCCGTGAGCAGACCGCCGCCCTTCATCGGGGTCTGGGCAGCTGA
- a CDS encoding VOC family protein — MSAPNLFLVYVTDIERSTAFYRELFEIEPVMLTPRYVPFQVAPGVLFALWNGRSDRVAPELPRTFEVGLMVPGSGAAVDDLYATWAAKNVTVVEEPHDDVFGRTFVITDPDGNLIRVSPTA, encoded by the coding sequence ATGTCCGCTCCCAACCTCTTCCTCGTCTACGTCACCGACATCGAGCGCTCGACAGCGTTCTACCGTGAGCTGTTCGAGATCGAACCGGTCATGCTCACGCCCCGCTACGTGCCCTTCCAGGTCGCCCCCGGCGTGCTGTTCGCGCTCTGGAACGGCCGCAGCGACCGCGTCGCACCCGAGCTGCCGCGCACGTTCGAGGTCGGCCTCATGGTGCCCGGATCGGGAGCCGCCGTCGACGACCTCTACGCCACCTGGGCCGCCAAGAACGTGACCGTCGTCGAGGAACCCCATGACGACGTCTTCGGACGCACCTTCGTCATCACCGATCCCGACGGCAACCTCATCCGCGTCTCGCCCACAGCCTGA
- a CDS encoding helix-turn-helix transcriptional regulator yields the protein MFTLESGAMSRPQRVIAILTALQVRRHTTADVLAAEFGVSTRTILRDVQSLVDADIPVLTERGRYGGISLLPGDQVDLTRLTASEADVFRAVGLDLNRARQLGAESAARGALSKLTTRRRTPQAQRDVMALSLAEVVTVDNRGWFGSEESIDVAAVARDLRRARQLRIHYRRSDAPQSRALVVDPYGLLLRADRWYLIADVDAAPRMFALTRLERWTVLDEPRRLRAGATLGQVAHDLAHALEGRTEVTITALLDANRIDLATRVLGARLRSIDRSARSPRVTITIGYDQIDGVRQLLQFADHLEVTAPPAARELVQRLAQEVALAHS from the coding sequence ATGTTCACCTTGGAAAGTGGGGCCATGAGCCGACCGCAGCGGGTCATCGCCATCCTCACCGCGCTCCAGGTGCGGCGGCACACGACCGCGGACGTGCTTGCAGCGGAGTTTGGCGTGTCGACCCGGACGATCCTGCGCGACGTCCAATCGCTGGTGGACGCCGACATCCCGGTCCTGACCGAACGCGGGAGGTACGGCGGCATCAGCCTTCTGCCCGGTGATCAGGTCGATCTGACCAGGCTGACCGCGTCGGAAGCCGACGTCTTCCGGGCGGTAGGTCTCGACCTGAACCGGGCCCGCCAGCTCGGGGCGGAGAGCGCAGCACGAGGAGCCCTCAGCAAACTGACGACCCGGCGCCGGACACCGCAAGCGCAACGCGATGTCATGGCGTTGTCCCTGGCCGAGGTCGTCACGGTCGACAACCGCGGCTGGTTCGGCAGTGAGGAGTCGATCGACGTTGCCGCGGTGGCGCGTGACCTTCGGCGAGCCCGGCAGCTGCGTATCCACTACCGGCGAAGCGACGCTCCCCAATCGCGGGCGCTGGTCGTCGACCCGTACGGGTTGCTGCTTCGAGCCGACCGTTGGTACCTCATCGCCGACGTCGACGCCGCGCCGCGAATGTTCGCCCTCACCCGTCTTGAACGCTGGACCGTGCTCGACGAGCCGCGCCGACTACGCGCCGGCGCCACGCTGGGCCAGGTCGCCCACGACCTGGCCCACGCACTCGAAGGGCGCACCGAGGTCACGATCACCGCACTCCTCGACGCGAACCGGATCGATCTCGCCACCCGGGTCCTCGGCGCCAGGCTGCGGTCGATCGATCGATCAGCGCGCTCACCACGGGTGACCATCACGATCGGCTACGACCAGATCGACGGCGTGAGGCAGCTTCTCCAGTTCGCTGACCACCTTGAGGTGACCGCACCACCTGCCGCCCGCGAGCTCGTGCAACGCCTCGCGCAAGAGGTAGCTCTCGCCCACAGCTGA